Genomic segment of Vitis riparia cultivar Riparia Gloire de Montpellier isolate 1030 chromosome 19, EGFV_Vit.rip_1.0, whole genome shotgun sequence:
ctcattaattttcaaaaacaaaacctGTATACAGTTCTGGGAAGTGCCAAATAATTCACTGGAGGCAAGTTCATAAGGAAGAGTGCCAGCAATTAGAAACCCACAGCTCCATTACATCTCTTAAGGCTGCTGCAATTGAAGAATCTGTTCATGAGAGGGTCTCAGTTAATGACAGCATGAACTCACAGTTCTATGGTTCTGGTATCAAGCAGACTGTGCTGGAGAAAGCTTCAGGTAATATAATTAATCCTTCATTCAGCACTGGCGTGCCTGCCACCAATGCTTGTTCCAGCATTGATACATCTCAAATTACCATGATGGAGAGAAGAACTGGAGACAAGTGGGTTTCCCGAAAATCCAGCAGAGAAATTCTGAAGAAAGAGGATGTAGCCATATGTGGTTCTACTGAAGAGGTCTCTACTAGTAGCAATACCAGCATAACCTCTTCTGACGATATTTCATTAAAGGAGGCATACACAAGACAAAAGGTTCTTACCCTTTAAGCCTgttatttcaatatataatatatgtttttgcctatatatatatattggctATTCCCAAATGATGATGtaatttctgaaaattttaCTTTATGTTTGCTGCAGTTAGGAAACTGTGACTCTGTTGTATCAGAAGAggaaatgtataaaaaatataattttagtgCTCCTACTGCATTTGCTCGTGGACATACCTCCAGTTCAATGCATGAACGTCATAAGTTGCAAAATCAAAATGGAAATGTATTTGAACCAAGAAGCAACTATGGCATCTCAAGTTCCTGTTCAGAAAAAAATGGCACTAATGGATGTGAAATTGAAAGGGACCATATTTCTTGTGGAGGAAATTTACATAGAGAGGGAATAACTGCTAATGATGAAACAGGGGAGCCAAACTGTTCCCCTGGAATAACCTCAATCAAAAGAAGTGGTAAATCCAAGACTGCATTGCACACATTAGGAACTAAAACAACCAAATCACCAAAAGCATCAATGAAACTATCGAGAGAAGAAACATGCtcagaaatagagagaaagggTCAAACTGCAGGCAAGTCAAGCAAATTTAAATCATGATCCATATGAATGTATGGTTACCTCCTACTCTTTCTTATCTCCTCTGATTCCATATTTTGTGATGCAGAAGCAACTAGAATGAGTGATTCTACTCCCATCCTTGTGCCAGGAAACAATGAGGTTACAAGCATGGGATTTATGAAGATGATGGGTCTAAGGAAGCCTCTAAAACCCCCCAAGCAGGATGCCTCAGAAGAAAGCAGTGatatacataagaaaataaaggtcagtttctaattaattacatGCATTTCCACTTAAGTGGCAATTACATTCTTTGCTTCTTGATGGAATTGCATGAATTCTATTCTTTTTACTTGAAGTTTTTGGACTCAATTGCAAGTCTCAGTCCTGGTCTGCTCTTTAATGTCTCAGATGCTATTTCCTTATGAAGAATTTGTAAGATTCTTTCAGTGCGAAGTTTTCAACATATCACCTAGGGGCCTTTTGAATTGCGGGAACAGGTATGGTTACCGCTTGTTGCTTTTTTCTTCCTTGGTTACAAACCTAGGAACGGGATCAAAATAGAAAGGAAGTAATGGGCTTTTGGCACAGCCTTTATTaggaacacaaaaaacaaaaactatcaTATTAGAAATTTAATGCAGTCTAATCACCATAAAGTTAAAACTCAAGTGAGTAGCCCATTGTAAATTTGTGTGAGACTGCTTCCAGATGAGGTCATCAATCTTATGACCTGCCTCTAATTTcatgcttttatttttcttatcatagAGATTAAGCTGTTTTGTCTTAAAAGAACAAAGGATATAAgcatttgaagaaaatgaactATATAAATTCATGGTGATACAAACAGCTTTATACCTAATCTTTGAAAGAGCTCACTCTTATTATATGTGAATACAAGTCATAGGTGGCTCTAGTTTAGGAAAAGATGTTTTTAGGTGGCTGTATTATTCCCTAGCACCTGGACATTATATTTTAgtgatttcttatttatttattttttattttgcagtTGCTACGCTAATGCTGTTTTGCAGTGTTTAACCTGCACAAAGCCTCTCATCATTTATTTGCTTCAGAGATCACATTCAAGAACTTGTGCgttctttcatttttcccttTGTTAATTTTATGTGATATGTCCTGCTAACTTTTTCAGGTGCCTGCATGACTATCTCTTATTTGTTATCTGCATGTTAGGTTGTGTGACAAATTGGTGCCTTATGTGTGAACTTGAGAAACATGTAATGATGTTGAGAGAGAGTGGAGGCCCTCTTTCTCCAAGTAGAATCCTTTCGCATATGAGGAGTATTAATTGCCAGATTGGTGATGGAAGTCAGGAAGATGCACATGAATTTTTAAGGTCAGTcaagaagtttttattttatttattttcctttatgaaAATGCCTCATTTTCATCTTGTTTTCGTTATAGTTAAAGAAACTTTTACATATCAAACTGAACTTGCACTATctatcaaagaaaagaaatgatgcttctcttcttttcatttttaacttCATGATTCTTCCAATCCTATTTTTATGCAGGCTTCTAGTAACATCAATGCAATCTATATGCTTGGAGAAACTGGGTGGTGAAAGGGAAGTTGATGCCAGACTGCAAGAAACAACCTTTATACAACATACTTTTGGTGGGAGGCTTAGATCCAAGGTGATCAATTTTTGTTTGCAGTCCTGCAACTTATGCTTAATCTTTAAGGTCTCTTGAGTTGTGAAATATCTCATGGCATGATGGTGCtgccattattactattattattattaccattattataaAAAGCTAATCAATTTCAGTGTAACCAGGTCAAGTGCCTGCGATGTCATCTCGAGTCAGAAAGATATGAAAACATAATGGATCTTACCTTGGAGATATTTGGGTGGGTTGAGTCATTGGAAGATGCACTCACTCAATTTACAACTCCTGAGGATTTGGATGGAGAAAATATGTATCGATGTAGAAGGTTTGATGGCCTTATATTAGCATTTATGGTCCCATCCCATATCTTAGAGATTCTGCAAGTTTGAAGTGTAGCCTCAATTTACTTACTAGATTTTCATACATTTTGATAAAAGGTGTACTACATATGTTCGAGCAAGAAAGCAGCTGAGCATACATGAAGCTCCCAACATCCTGACAATTGTCTTGAAGAGATTTCAGGTATTACTAAATTACCCAGGCTGCCAGAGAGTGAGTCCTGTTATACATTTTTTAGGGTCCTTTGACGGTCATTGAGGTTTGAGAAACTTCAAGGTTTGGTATCTTGGTTGAAATACAGAAAATCAGGTTTGAATCTTTGTTTGTTGGTTTGCAAGTTACTTTCATACTATATGAGTAATTCATTATGGGGAATTTCTTGTAACTTCCAAACCGAGGTA
This window contains:
- the LOC117908466 gene encoding ubiquitin carboxyl-terminal hydrolase 15, with product MLEPREADIPALFLFLIVFPLVTYILLGKWSEVTKKKKRVSLLAQLAAEEAFKAEAMAAASVMPLVSSSKSGNHECARCFGPATTRCSRCKSVRYCSGKCQIIHWRQVHKEECQQLETHSSITSLKAAAIEESVHERVSVNDSMNSQFYGSGIKQTVLEKASGNIINPSFSTGVPATNACSSIDTSQITMMERRTGDKWVSRKSSREILKKEDVAICGSTEEVSTSSNTSITSSDDISLKEAYTRQKLGNCDSVVSEEEMYKKYNFSAPTAFARGHTSSSMHERHKLQNQNGNVFEPRSNYGISSSCSEKNGTNGCEIERDHISCGGNLHREGITANDETGEPNCSPGITSIKRSGKSKTALHTLGTKTTKSPKASMKLSREETCSEIERKGQTAEATRMSDSTPILVPGNNEVTSMGFMKMMGLRKPLKPPKQDASEESSDIHKKIKMLFPYEEFVRFFQCEVFNISPRGLLNCGNSCYANAVLQCLTCTKPLIIYLLQRSHSRTCCVTNWCLMCELEKHVMMLRESGGPLSPSRILSHMRSINCQIGDGSQEDAHEFLRLLVTSMQSICLEKLGGEREVDARLQETTFIQHTFGGRLRSKVKCLRCHLESERYENIMDLTLEIFGWVESLEDALTQFTTPEDLDGENMYRCRRCTTYVRARKQLSIHEAPNILTIVLKRFQEGRYGKINKCITFPDMLDMIPFMTGTYDVPPLYMLYAVVVHMDTLNASFSGHYVAYVKDLQGNWFRVDDAEVQPVSMNQVMSEGAYILFYMRSWPRPPRAFPIKAIQQQAPASAKHCSSKTHKSSRSKPRGDFVGREPSNPKREVAPGFSSATSNGILRNGRNGNRTYVEPISQEFSDAPSSDWSLFTSSDEASFTTESTRDSFSTVDYAETCNVDPISSIFNTSYMPEYASGNAVSCRMLSNGKLETRYVQEKKGYVLDSYLPTQPDKTWKGENLKQVSVSTEFPSDCNCGMSVKYGSNPKDTFVRTSGCCKL